Below is a window of Flavobacterium cyclinae DNA.
GCAACACCTTTTGGGGTACCTGTAAAAATAATATCTCCAATTTTTAATGTAAAATATTGTGAAACATACGAAATTAACTCATCAATTTTCCACAACATTAAATTAGTATTACCTTCCTGAACTGTGACACCATTTGATTTTAACTCAAAGTTAATATTTTCTAACGAAGAATAATTTTTTTTCGATGTAAAGTTCCCAATTACCGCTGAATGGTCAAATGCTTTTGCTTTTTCCCAAGGTAAACCTTTTTCTTTCAACTTACTTTGAACATCACGCGCGGTAAAATCAATACCCAAACCAATTTCTTCATAATATTTATGAGCGAACTTAGCATCGATATGTTTTCCTACTTTACAAATCTTAACCAAAATCTCTACTTCATGATGAATATCATTACTAAAAGCTGGAATTACAAACGGATTTTTATTAGGTAAAATCGACGAATCTGGCTTTAAAAAAATAACCGGTTCAGTTGGTCTTTCATTATTAAGTTCCGAAATATGATCAGCGTAATTACGCCCAATACAAATTATTTTCATTTTTTTGAATGATGGATAATAGGTGATTGGTGATGAGTAAAACCAATTACACATTACCATTAACCTATACCCTTTATTTAGTGTTTAACTTCCTTAATTTAATTCCCGTTAATACTTTTTTTGTGTATAAAGGAAAATCTGCATTTTGAATCCAGCCAAAATAACCCGGTTCTTTATCAAATACTTCTTCCACTAATGCGCCTTTGTGCTTTCCAAAGGTAAAAATTTCTTTTCCTTCATTATTTAAAGCGATGAAACCAGCGAAATCTACAGATTTTTTTCGAGTAGTAAATTCTGCTAATGATTTCATATCATTTTCTAAATTTTCATAGCGATCCAATTGCGCTTTTAGAATTTCATATGTAGCCATTGTATCAGCCTCAGCACTGTGAGCATTTTCTAAACTTTGTCCACAATAAAATTTGTAAGCTGCACTTAAGGTGCGTTCTTCCATTTTATGAAAAATCGTTTGCACATCAACAGAAACTCTATTTTTCATATCAAAATCAACTTCAGCTCTAAGCAATTCTTCTGCTAATAAAGGAATATCAAATCTATCTGAATTAAATCCAGCTAAATCCGAATCTTTTATCATGTTATGAATTTGAGAAGCCAATTCTTTGAATGTGGGTTCATTTGCTACTTTTTCATTGGTAATTCCGTGTACAGCCGTAGTTTGAGGCGGAATTGGAATGGTAGGATTTACCAACCAAGTTTTACTTTCTTTATTCCCGTTTGGATATACTTTAAATATTGAAATTTCTACAATTCGGTCTCTTGCTACATCAATTCCTGTAGTTTCAAGATCGAAAAAGCAAATAGGGCGTGTTAATTTTAATTCCATAGCGTTTATATATCTTACAAAGATAAATGAAGATTTTTTTATTTACTAATTCTTGAAAACTTATAATAAATAATAATTTCCGCTAGCAATAAATTAAACGTCCAACCCGACCAAGCTGCTATTCTATAGGCATCCATTGGATATGGTTCAAAAAACAACACTAATAAATACTTAAATAATCGTAAAGAAATTGCAGAAAGTGTCAAAGCAAAACTTCTAATAGCAAATTTTTGATGCTTAATTAGTTGTCTTTTAAGAACGAAATAAAAAGACATAAACGTAAATAACATCCAAAAAGTTGACAATAATAAGAACGAAACTTGGGCTAACACCCCTCCGTTTGCATAATACGACATAACCAAACCACTTGGCCCAGAAAGCAACAAAAGAATACCAACATAAAATCTACCCGAAATTCGATGCAACTTTACATATTTCTTTTGAATGTAATTTGAAAACTGAATAGCGCCAAAAATCATCAAAAAGATACTCGTATACACATGCGTAAAAAAAGCAATTTTATAGTGATCAAAAACGATTACCTCTTGTTTGATTCGCAAAAAAGCAACATCTGTGTGATACGGAATATATTGAAGCGTTATTAACAAAAGTAAATACGAAAAGTAAACATAAACCAACCACAATAAATATTTAGAATACTTACGCCACATTACCTTCCAAAAGTATCATAGTATTCTTCAGCATTTTGCTCATATCGCAGTAACAAATCGATATTTTTAATTTCGACTTCTGTTAAATCCTCTTTTACATCACCAAAAACAGGCATATACCAATCAAATTGTTCAAAATACATTCGCAATTGCTTATCGCGAAAAGCAAATCCATGACGAGCAAAAATGGAATTTCTTAGAATAAAAATATCAGCTTTGGTTAAATTGGAAACGAAATCAGAAGTCAATTCATCAATGGAAGCATTCTTCTCGAATACCTTTTCTGTTGTAGAAAAATACTCAGTGTCAATATATTCTTCAATCTTACCATCTACAGTATCTGTTGTGTAAACAAATTCTTTAGACTTATCCGTGTTAAAAAATGTCATTTCAATTTTTTGTTCCTTATTGTAAACAAAAATCTTTTTCTTAAGGTTAAAAATTCGAGATGTAATTTTTACTTCTTCTGGATAATAAGCTACCCAATCACCTTTCATGATAGAATCGGATTTGTTAATTCGAATTACAAAATTACCATCTGTTTTTTCTTTTTTATATTCATCAACTTTCATTTCAAAATTTGAAGTATTTTCAACTAGTAAACCTTTAAAAGGACTAATATTTCCTACCGAAATAGAATGACCAATTATAGAATCTCCTTTAATTTCATCAATAGAAAAAGTAATTTTTCTGTATAAATAATTAACAGAACTACTCTCATTTTCGTAAATAGAATCAAGCTCAGAATCTGATAAATTAGCATTAAAATTGCCAACCCAATAACCTAACAAATCTTCTTTGCTGTTTACAACCAAGCTAGTATTAACCTTTGGTTCTACAAATTGAATTTCCTCAAAGCTTTGTTCTGCAATAAATTTCCTTTCATTTTTAATTGCTTCTTTACATGAAATAGTTAAGAATACGGCACAGATTAATGGATACAAAATTTTCATAAAATGGAATTAATAAATCAAAAATAACAAAAAACCCGACACTTTTCAGTATCGGGTTGATTTATAATTTATTTGATATTAAATATCTCTATTGATATCCCAAGCTTCTAAATAATCCGCAACGCGTTTTACGAAACTTCCTCCTAATGCTCCATCAACTACTCTGTGGTCATAAGAGTGCGATAAGAACATTTTTTGACGAATTCCAATGAAATCACCTTCTGGAGTTTCAATAACTGCTGGTACTTTTCTAATAGCTCCTAAAGCTAAAATACCTACTTGCGGTTGGTTGATAATTGGTGTTCCAAAAACAGAACCAAAAGTTCCTACATTAGTAACCGTATAAGTTCCGCCTTGTGTATCGTCTGGTTTTAATTTTCCTGCTTTTGCACGGTTTCCTAAGTCATTAACTGCTTTTGCCATTCCAACTAAGTTCAACTGGTCTGCATTTTTAATTACTGGAACAATTAAGTTTCCGTTTGGTAAAGCTGCTGCCATTCCTAAGTTAATATTTTTACGTTTAATAATGTATTCTCCATCAACTGAAATATTCATTCCTGGGAAATCTTTCAACGCTTTAGCAACCGCTTCCATGAAAATTGGTGTAAAAGTTAACTTCTCACCTTCTCTCTTTTCGAAAGCGTTTTTAACTTTATCTCTCCATTTTACAATGTTAGTAACATCAACTTCAATAAACGACTGCACGTGTGCCGAAGTTTGAACCGATTCTACCATGTATTTCGAAATCAGTTTACGCATTCTGTCCATTTCCACAATCTCATCACCACCGTTAACAGAAACTGGAACTGTTGAAGTTTCAGGTTTCACGTTTGAAGTTGGTTTTGTTTCCAATACAGGCTGAGCACTTGCTACTGAAGACTGAACACTAGTTTGACTTCCTCTATTTTTAATATAATTTAATAAATCTTCTTTGTTTACGCGACCATCTTTACCAGAACCAGCAATTGATTCTAATTCTGCTAATGAAATTCCTTCTTCTTTCGCAATGTTTTTAACTAAAGGTGAAAAGAATTTATCTGATCCCGAATAGTCGGGAGAAAAATCAGCTGGCGCTACAGTTTCCTTTGCAACTTCTACTGCTTTTGCAACTTCAGCAACAGCAACTGGCGCTTCTACTTTAACTTCTGGAGTTGCTGCAACGGCACCACCTTCGGTTTCGATAATAGCGATTGTTTGTCCCACTTGAACTACATCATCGGTATTAAATAAAATTTCAACAAGTGTTCCTGCAACTTCTGAAGGCACTTCACTATCTACTTTATCAGTAGCAATTTCAAGTACTGCTTCGTCCATTTCAATTTTATCACCAACTTTTTTTAACCAGTTAGTAACTGTTGCTTCTGCAACACTTTCACCCATTTTAGGTAATTTCAATTCAAACTTTGCCATATCTTTAAACTAAAGTTGTGTTTTTGTATTTGGTTTGCAAAAATACTAATTTTTCGTTCGATTTTTAAAGAAATCAATAATTTTTTACAACAAAATTATTTGTCCTCTATCGTTCGAATTATTACTTCCAATTAAGTAATTCGAACTCGAAATATAATTCTTAAAACTTAGATTTTTACTCATATTTAACTGCATAAAAGTAATAATTTCAGCAAAACTAAAAGTAGTCGTATCAAATATTATTTCTATGTTTTTTTGAGGTAGATTTACAAATTGATTAAAATCAGACAAATAAGTTGTTTTTTGAGGAAGATTTAACTCTAAATTTTCTCTGGAAAAAACTATATATTCATCAATAGTTCGAACTTCATTCTTTTGTTGATTCTTCTTCAAAAGACTAAAAACAAAACTTCCCACTTGCATCATGACATCAAAAACCCATGATTTTTTGAAGTGTTTTTTATAGAAAAATTGCATTGCTTCACGGAAACGTTTCATATAGGTTCCATCGCGAACAGTACTTTCGCCTTTATAATGAATCACCGAAGTTTCATGAAAATAATAATTCGATTTTCCCGTTTTCAAAACCAAATAACTCAAATCGATATCATCAGAATACATGAAGCAATTTTCATCAAAACCACCGACTTCAAGATACAATTCGCGCTTCATTACCATAAAAGCACCCACCAAAATATCAACTTTCCCTGTTTCGTTTTCCGATAAATGTTGGGCATAATATTTTCCGAAATAATTCGAAATTTTATACAATCCGAAAATCTTCGTAAAAGCCACCCAAGGTGTTGGAACGCCACGTTTACTTTCGGGAAGAAAATTACCAGCACCGTCGATTAGTTTACAACCGATTATTCCAGTGTTCAGTGTCCAGTTTTTAGTATTCAGTATTTTAGAAAAAGTATCTTCTGTAACTACAGTATCGGGATTTAAGACACAAATGTATTCGCCTTTGGCTTGGGCAACTCCGATGTTATTTCCTTTTGGAAAACCTAAATTATCTTTGTTTTCAATGAGTTTGATGTGAGGAAATTTGGTTTTCATCATCTTGCAACTATCATCTGAAGATGCATTATCTATAACGATAATTTCTCCATCAATGCCTTCCAAAGCTTTTTGAACACTAAGAACGCATTGCTCTAAAAAATAGCGCACATTATAGTTGAGAATGATTACGGATAGTTGCATAAATTTATTGAGAATCTTTTTTGTTGTTCCAAAAATACACTAATTCGACTTTTTTATCTTTCTCAATAATTCTATAAAATAAGGATGTTTGTTTGGATATAACAATTTTGTAAACATTTTTATGAATTTGACCAATTAAAGGATTAATCGATAACCTTTTTAAATTTTCATCAACTAACATGACAAAATCATCAACTTCTTTTTGATTCCATTTTAAATAAATAAAATCAATTTCTTCCATGTAAGTTTCAACAGCTAAAGGAACCCAAACAATCTTATATTCCATTCAAAAAAGGATATTTCTTTTTCAAATTAGACATAACTTCTTCATGCGTAAAAACAAGACCTTTGTCTGCTTGTTCAATACCCAGCTCAATCGCTTTTTTTACATGTTCTGGCAATTGCTCCCAAGCATCATTACTAGCAATAACTTCACTTTTAGGAGTTACTTCATAAGCTTCTGTTGGTTCTTCTATTTTATTTTTCTTTTTGGAAGTCATAAAATGCATTTTCACAAAGTTAGGAAATAATCTATAATCTTTAGATACAATAAACTATTTTTGCACTTCTAAATTCTAACTTCAGAATTCTAAATTAAAAGAATGAATTATTTATCAGTCGAAAATATCTCTAAATCTTATGGCGAACGTGTGTTGTTTGACAACGTTTCGTTTGGAATTAACAAAGATCAAAAAATAGCTTTTATCGCTAAAAACGGTTCAGGAAAAACCACCATTATGAACATGATTAATGGTTTGGATGAACCTGATACTGGTCAAGTGGTGATTCGAAAAGAAATCAACATGGCGTTTTTGTCGCAAAACAATAATTTGCAAGACGAACTAACCATTGAGGAAAATATTTTTGCTTCGGATAATGAAATTCTGAAGGTAATTGAACGCTACGAAAAAGCTTTAGAAAATCCGAATGATGAAGAAGCGTATCAAAGAGCTTTTGATGATATGGACCGACACAATGCTTGGGATTTTGAAACGCAATTCAAGCAAATTTTGTACAAACTGAAGTTGGAAGACCTGAAAATGAAAGTCAAAAACATGTCAGGTGGACAAAAAAAGCGTTTATCGTTAGCGATTATTTTGATTAGTAAACCCGATTTATTGATTTTAGACGAGCCAACCAATCACTTGGATTTAGAGATGATTGAATGGTTAGAAGATTATTTTGCTAAAGAAAATATAACGTTGTTTATGGTAACACACGACCGTTTCTTTTTAGAACGTGTTTGTAACGAAATCATCGAATTAGATAACGGAAAAATCTACCAATACAAAGGGAATTATTCCTATTATTTAACCAAAAAAGAAGAACGTTTGGCTTCTGAAAATGCAACAATTGACAAAGCGCAAAACTTATTCGTAAAGGAATTGGCTTGGATGCGCCGTCAACCAAAAGCAAGAACTACCAAATCAAAATCGCGTCAAGATGATTTTTACAAAATCAAAGCAGTTGCTGAAAGTCGCAGAAAAGAAAATGTTGTAGAGCTCGAAATCAACATGGAGCGCATGGGAAGCAAAATTATCGAAATGGTTAAAGTGAATAAAAAATTCCCTGACAGAACTATTTTAAATGATTTTTCTTATTCTTTTCAACGTGAAGAACGTATTGGAATCATTGGTAAAAATGGAACAGGAAAATCTACTTTCTTGAATATTTTAACGCAAACCATGCAGCCTGATTCGGGTAAAGTAATTATAGGTGATACAATTAAAATTGGGTATTATACACAAAGTGGAATCAACCCAAAACCAGGTCAAAAAGTAATCGACATCATCAAAGAATATGGCGAATATATTCCGTTGACGAAAGGGAAAATTATTTCGGCTTCGCAATTATTGGAACGCTTTTTATTTGATGCCAAAAAACAATACGATTTCGTAGAAAAATTAAGTGGTGGCGAATTAAAACGTTTGTATTTATGTACGGTTTTAATTCAGAATCCAAATTTCTTGATTCTGGATGAGCCAACGAATGACTTAGATATTGTAACTTTAAACGTTTTAGAAAGTTTC
It encodes the following:
- a CDS encoding fumarylacetoacetate hydrolase family protein, coding for MKIICIGRNYADHISELNNERPTEPVIFLKPDSSILPNKNPFVIPAFSNDIHHEVEILVKICKVGKHIDAKFAHKYYEEIGLGIDFTARDVQSKLKEKGLPWEKAKAFDHSAVIGNFTSKKNYSSLENINFELKSNGVTVQEGNTNLMLWKIDELISYVSQYFTLKIGDIIFTGTPKGVAKVTEGDVLEGFIEGKSMFKVQIR
- a CDS encoding 3'-5' exonuclease, which translates into the protein MELKLTRPICFFDLETTGIDVARDRIVEISIFKVYPNGNKESKTWLVNPTIPIPPQTTAVHGITNEKVANEPTFKELASQIHNMIKDSDLAGFNSDRFDIPLLAEELLRAEVDFDMKNRVSVDVQTIFHKMEERTLSAAYKFYCGQSLENAHSAEADTMATYEILKAQLDRYENLENDMKSLAEFTTRKKSVDFAGFIALNNEGKEIFTFGKHKGALVEEVFDKEPGYFGWIQNADFPLYTKKVLTGIKLRKLNTK
- a CDS encoding DUF2306 domain-containing protein — its product is MWRKYSKYLLWLVYVYFSYLLLLITLQYIPYHTDVAFLRIKQEVIVFDHYKIAFFTHVYTSIFLMIFGAIQFSNYIQKKYVKLHRISGRFYVGILLLLSGPSGLVMSYYANGGVLAQVSFLLLSTFWMLFTFMSFYFVLKRQLIKHQKFAIRSFALTLSAISLRLFKYLLVLFFEPYPMDAYRIAAWSGWTFNLLLAEIIIYYKFSRISK
- a CDS encoding YARHG domain-containing protein yields the protein MKILYPLICAVFLTISCKEAIKNERKFIAEQSFEEIQFVEPKVNTSLVVNSKEDLLGYWVGNFNANLSDSELDSIYENESSSVNYLYRKITFSIDEIKGDSIIGHSISVGNISPFKGLLVENTSNFEMKVDEYKKEKTDGNFVIRINKSDSIMKGDWVAYYPEEVKITSRIFNLKKKIFVYNKEQKIEMTFFNTDKSKEFVYTTDTVDGKIEEYIDTEYFSTTEKVFEKNASIDELTSDFVSNLTKADIFILRNSIFARHGFAFRDKQLRMYFEQFDWYMPVFGDVKEDLTEVEIKNIDLLLRYEQNAEEYYDTFGR
- a CDS encoding dihydrolipoamide acetyltransferase family protein; amino-acid sequence: MAKFELKLPKMGESVAEATVTNWLKKVGDKIEMDEAVLEIATDKVDSEVPSEVAGTLVEILFNTDDVVQVGQTIAIIETEGGAVAATPEVKVEAPVAVAEVAKAVEVAKETVAPADFSPDYSGSDKFFSPLVKNIAKEEGISLAELESIAGSGKDGRVNKEDLLNYIKNRGSQTSVQSSVASAQPVLETKPTSNVKPETSTVPVSVNGGDEIVEMDRMRKLISKYMVESVQTSAHVQSFIEVDVTNIVKWRDKVKNAFEKREGEKLTFTPIFMEAVAKALKDFPGMNISVDGEYIIKRKNINLGMAAALPNGNLIVPVIKNADQLNLVGMAKAVNDLGNRAKAGKLKPDDTQGGTYTVTNVGTFGSVFGTPIINQPQVGILALGAIRKVPAVIETPEGDFIGIRQKMFLSHSYDHRVVDGALGGSFVKRVADYLEAWDINRDI
- a CDS encoding glycosyltransferase family 2 protein — its product is MQLSVIILNYNVRYFLEQCVLSVQKALEGIDGEIIVIDNASSDDSCKMMKTKFPHIKLIENKDNLGFPKGNNIGVAQAKGEYICVLNPDTVVTEDTFSKILNTKNWTLNTGIIGCKLIDGAGNFLPESKRGVPTPWVAFTKIFGLYKISNYFGKYYAQHLSENETGKVDILVGAFMVMKRELYLEVGGFDENCFMYSDDIDLSYLVLKTGKSNYYFHETSVIHYKGESTVRDGTYMKRFREAMQFFYKKHFKKSWVFDVMMQVGSFVFSLLKKNQQKNEVRTIDEYIVFSRENLELNLPQKTTYLSDFNQFVNLPQKNIEIIFDTTTFSFAEIITFMQLNMSKNLSFKNYISSSNYLIGSNNSNDRGQIILL
- a CDS encoding type II toxin-antitoxin system RelE/ParE family toxin, producing the protein MEYKIVWVPLAVETYMEEIDFIYLKWNQKEVDDFVMLVDENLKRLSINPLIGQIHKNVYKIVISKQTSLFYRIIEKDKKVELVYFWNNKKDSQ
- a CDS encoding ABC-F family ATP-binding cassette domain-containing protein, translating into MNYLSVENISKSYGERVLFDNVSFGINKDQKIAFIAKNGSGKTTIMNMINGLDEPDTGQVVIRKEINMAFLSQNNNLQDELTIEENIFASDNEILKVIERYEKALENPNDEEAYQRAFDDMDRHNAWDFETQFKQILYKLKLEDLKMKVKNMSGGQKKRLSLAIILISKPDLLILDEPTNHLDLEMIEWLEDYFAKENITLFMVTHDRFFLERVCNEIIELDNGKIYQYKGNYSYYLTKKEERLASENATIDKAQNLFVKELAWMRRQPKARTTKSKSRQDDFYKIKAVAESRRKENVVELEINMERMGSKIIEMVKVNKKFPDRTILNDFSYSFQREERIGIIGKNGTGKSTFLNILTQTMQPDSGKVIIGDTIKIGYYTQSGINPKPGQKVIDIIKEYGEYIPLTKGKIISASQLLERFLFDAKKQYDFVEKLSGGELKRLYLCTVLIQNPNFLILDEPTNDLDIVTLNVLESFLLDYPGCLLVVSHDRYFMDKIVDHLFVFRGEGEIEDFPGNYSDFRAYEDSIEPEKDDSPKEKVNWKEKQTASTGLSFNEQKEFNKIEREIKDLEIQKKAIEQEFADGKVSDDKIEAKANELQKIIQSLEEKEERWFELSSKME